In Halorubellus sp. JP-L1, one DNA window encodes the following:
- a CDS encoding fused MFS/spermidine synthase: MPDGPVLERVRPTKPELAVVVSGVTSMGLEILAGRMIAPQFGSSIYTWGSIIGVFLAALSYGYYRGGKRAARRATNGRMARVFLLTAVYVAALIVLGDALVRGLGTVPLPSRFASLPAITLLFGPPTYLLGYVSPYAAELSEKDGLGAASGHVYALGTVGSIVGAFATTFVLIPSLGVEAIAFVFGVVSVATAVALHLPGLTRENVAATGFALALLVAAIGGGAAGLSIDGAVVYETQTPYQELRVVDRGDTRTLYLDGQKHSAMDKSAPNRHVFDYTRYFHLTMLMTDDVDSVLFVGGGGFTGPKRFANEYDATVDVVEIDPEVISVAEEYFRLEESDDLRVYNADGREYLRQTNRTYDVIVLDAYKKDKVPFQLTTQEFMQLASDRLDEDGVLLTNLISAPSGPASEFYRAEYKTIDSAFGAVYTFPTVGGAVVQNVEVVATKNETRLDEAALLARNDRRDIGIDLEGEIRNYRDPPKTSDVPVLTDDYAPVDSLLDPMVGQQYVVQETNDTNATAGNETNATTEANRTTEADPTPEANRMAEATPATDSRAAPVGGVDASGRVDGDAERMRVRRDSASSASA; encoded by the coding sequence ATGCCAGACGGTCCCGTCCTCGAGCGGGTTCGGCCGACGAAGCCCGAGCTCGCGGTCGTCGTCTCCGGCGTCACGAGCATGGGCCTCGAGATACTCGCCGGGCGGATGATCGCGCCGCAGTTCGGGAGCAGCATCTACACGTGGGGGAGCATCATCGGCGTGTTCCTCGCCGCGCTCAGCTACGGCTACTACCGCGGCGGGAAGCGAGCGGCGCGGCGGGCGACGAACGGCCGCATGGCGCGCGTGTTCCTCCTCACCGCGGTGTACGTCGCGGCGCTCATCGTGCTCGGCGACGCGCTCGTGCGCGGCCTCGGGACGGTCCCGCTCCCGAGTCGCTTCGCATCGCTCCCGGCGATCACGCTCCTGTTCGGGCCGCCGACGTACCTCCTCGGGTACGTGAGTCCGTACGCCGCAGAACTCTCCGAGAAGGACGGCCTCGGGGCGGCCTCCGGGCACGTGTACGCGCTCGGGACCGTCGGGAGCATCGTCGGGGCGTTCGCGACCACGTTCGTCCTCATCCCGTCGCTGGGCGTCGAAGCGATCGCGTTCGTATTCGGCGTCGTCTCCGTCGCGACCGCCGTCGCGCTCCACCTCCCGGGGTTGACGCGCGAGAACGTCGCCGCGACCGGGTTCGCGCTCGCGCTCCTCGTCGCCGCCATCGGCGGCGGCGCGGCGGGCCTCTCTATCGACGGCGCGGTCGTCTACGAGACGCAGACGCCGTACCAGGAACTCCGCGTCGTTGACCGCGGGGACACGCGCACGCTCTACCTCGACGGCCAGAAGCACAGCGCGATGGACAAGTCCGCGCCGAACCGGCACGTCTTCGACTACACGCGGTACTTCCACCTGACGATGCTCATGACAGACGACGTCGACAGCGTCCTGTTCGTCGGCGGCGGCGGGTTCACTGGCCCGAAGCGGTTCGCGAACGAGTACGACGCGACCGTGGACGTCGTCGAGATCGACCCCGAAGTCATCTCGGTCGCCGAGGAGTACTTCCGGCTGGAGGAGTCCGACGACCTCCGCGTGTACAACGCCGACGGCCGCGAGTACCTCCGGCAGACGAACCGCACGTACGACGTCATCGTCCTGGACGCGTACAAGAAGGACAAGGTACCGTTCCAGTTGACGACCCAGGAGTTCATGCAACTCGCGAGCGACCGCCTCGACGAGGACGGCGTCCTCCTGACGAACCTCATCAGCGCGCCGAGCGGCCCCGCCTCCGAGTTCTACCGCGCCGAGTACAAGACGATCGACAGCGCGTTCGGCGCTGTGTACACATTCCCGACCGTCGGCGGCGCCGTCGTCCAGAACGTCGAGGTCGTCGCGACGAAGAACGAGACGCGCCTCGACGAGGCGGCGCTGCTCGCGCGCAACGACCGCCGCGACATCGGGATCGACCTCGAAGGCGAGATCCGGAACTACCGCGACCCACCGAAGACGAGCGACGTCCCGGTTCTCACGGACGACTACGCGCCCGTCGACAGCCTGCTCGACCCGATGGTCGGCCAGCAGTACGTCGTCCAGGAGACGAACGACACGAACGCCACGGCCGGGAACGAGACGAACGCGACGACCGAAGCGAACCGGACGACCGAGGCGGATCCGACACCCGAAGCGAACCGCATGGCCGAGGCCACCCCGGCGACCGATTCCCGCGCGGCACCGGTCGGTGGAGTCGACGCTAGCGGGCGGGTCGACGGTGACGCAGAACGGATGCGGGTACGACGGGACTCGGCGTCGTCGGCGTCGGCCTGA
- a CDS encoding class I adenylate-forming enzyme family protein, producing the protein MPDGDADAGQRPAGGSWPTTDLVRARADATPEREALVDAPTGESWTYRELDAWVERVAATLAGDDPLGGDRSDAAGPARIGVLSHPRPEVVALLHAAWRTGRELVPLSVQLPPADLADQLARADVDVLLADADARSLATDAVDDAATLADLVVRALEDLTRTETDASEPGATGRASYAVEGDDVPVTLMTSGSTGEPKAVRLTVGNLVSSATASAFRLGVARGDRWLSPLPTYHMGGIAPVVRCALYGSTVVLQREFDVDATADALAAHDATGVSLVPTALKRLLDADWRPDSSLRYVLLGGAAADADLLARCERAAVPVYPSYGMTETASQIATATPEQAFADPETVGQPLVNTTVHVVDAGGDAVSPGEVGELVVSGPTVTPGYLDAAADDADAGRNDAAADDADAGRDDAFSGRGFHTGDRGYRDADGKVYVTGRVDDMIVTGGENVQPAVVADALRALPAVADAAVVGLDDPEWGERVVALVVHDADADANAEKEAKRDAEAVRDAVSDALADHEVPKTVAFAASIPRTASGTVDRDAVRERVGED; encoded by the coding sequence ATGCCTGACGGCGACGCAGACGCCGGCCAGCGACCGGCCGGCGGGTCGTGGCCGACGACGGACCTCGTCCGGGCGCGCGCCGACGCCACCCCGGAGCGCGAGGCGCTCGTCGACGCGCCGACCGGCGAGTCGTGGACGTACCGGGAACTCGACGCGTGGGTCGAGCGCGTCGCCGCGACGCTCGCCGGTGACGACCCTCTCGGCGGCGACCGCTCGGACGCTGCGGGACCGGCGCGCATCGGCGTGCTCTCGCACCCGCGACCCGAGGTGGTCGCACTCCTGCACGCCGCGTGGCGGACCGGCCGGGAACTCGTCCCGCTTTCCGTCCAGCTCCCGCCCGCTGACCTCGCCGACCAGCTGGCTCGCGCGGACGTCGACGTCCTCCTCGCGGACGCTGACGCCCGGTCGCTCGCCACCGACGCAGTGGACGATGCGGCCACGCTCGCAGACCTCGTCGTCCGCGCGCTCGAGGACCTCACGCGGACGGAGACCGACGCGTCGGAACCAGGCGCGACCGGGCGGGCATCCTACGCGGTCGAAGGCGACGACGTGCCCGTGACGCTCATGACGTCCGGGTCGACCGGAGAGCCGAAGGCGGTCCGACTGACCGTCGGGAACCTCGTGTCGTCGGCGACCGCGTCCGCGTTCCGGCTCGGCGTCGCGCGCGGCGACCGCTGGCTGTCGCCGCTCCCGACGTACCACATGGGCGGGATAGCACCGGTCGTCCGCTGCGCGCTCTACGGGTCGACGGTCGTCCTCCAGCGCGAGTTCGACGTCGACGCGACCGCAGACGCGCTCGCGGCACACGACGCGACCGGCGTCTCGCTCGTCCCGACCGCACTCAAGCGACTTCTGGACGCGGACTGGCGACCGGACTCGTCGCTCCGGTACGTCCTCCTCGGTGGCGCGGCCGCCGACGCCGACCTCCTCGCGCGCTGCGAGCGCGCGGCCGTCCCGGTCTATCCGTCGTACGGGATGACCGAGACCGCGTCCCAGATCGCGACCGCGACCCCCGAGCAGGCGTTCGCGGACCCGGAGACCGTCGGTCAGCCACTCGTGAACACGACCGTCCACGTCGTCGACGCCGGAGGCGACGCAGTCTCGCCGGGCGAGGTCGGGGAACTCGTCGTCTCCGGGCCGACCGTCACGCCCGGCTACCTCGACGCCGCCGCAGACGACGCGGACGCAGGTCGGAACGACGCCGCCGCAGACGACGCGGACGCGGGTCGCGACGACGCGTTCTCCGGGCGCGGGTTCCACACGGGCGACCGCGGGTACCGCGACGCCGACGGCAAGGTGTACGTCACGGGGCGCGTCGACGACATGATCGTCACCGGCGGCGAGAACGTCCAGCCCGCCGTCGTCGCCGACGCCCTCCGGGCGCTCCCGGCGGTCGCGGACGCCGCCGTCGTCGGCCTCGACGACCCCGAGTGGGGCGAGCGCGTCGTCGCACTCGTCGTCCACGACGCGGACGCGGACGCGAACGCCGAGAAGGAAGCGAAGCGGGACGCCGAAGCAGTCCGGGACGCGGTCAGCGACGCCCTCGCCGACCACGAGGTCCCGAAGACCGTCGCGTTCGCAGCCTCGATTCCACGGACGGCGTCCGGCACCGTCGACCGCGACGCGGTCCGGGAGCGAGTGGGCGAGGACTGA
- the nirK gene encoding copper-containing nitrite reductase, producing the protein MTQTTTRRRFLQGVGVTGATALAGCTIGGVQRDDLTAVPTSVGEESLSAAESVDVDRVAADPRDVPAQIDRDEPATVEVELVTKEVVAEVEDGVTFTYMTFDGQIPGPMVRTRIGDTVDLTIRNPESNSMAHNVDFHATRGPGGGAEATMVAPGETERLRFEVTYPGAFVYHCAVANVDYHISAGMFGLIVVEPEDGLPAVDHEFYLGQHEVYTKGSAGEEGHHEFDFASMAAEDPTYVLMNGEKYAITPDTHDEMNVQTGDTARVFYAVGGPNLTSSFHAIGSVWDEVWAEGALANDPQRYVQTLPVAPGSSCVTHMSFPVPGDFKLVDHALSRVARKGAMAVVRAEGPEDDEIFDPDPN; encoded by the coding sequence ATGACTCAGACCACGACGCGACGGCGGTTCCTGCAAGGGGTCGGCGTGACCGGTGCGACGGCGCTCGCCGGCTGCACCATCGGCGGGGTACAGCGCGACGACCTCACCGCAGTCCCGACCTCGGTCGGAGAGGAGTCGCTGTCGGCGGCCGAGTCCGTGGACGTCGACCGCGTCGCCGCGGACCCGCGGGACGTCCCCGCACAGATCGACCGCGACGAGCCCGCGACCGTCGAGGTCGAACTCGTCACGAAGGAGGTCGTCGCGGAGGTCGAGGACGGCGTCACGTTCACGTACATGACGTTCGACGGCCAGATCCCGGGCCCGATGGTCCGGACGCGTATAGGCGACACGGTCGACCTCACCATCCGGAACCCGGAGAGCAACTCGATGGCGCACAACGTCGACTTCCACGCGACCCGCGGCCCTGGCGGCGGCGCGGAGGCGACGATGGTCGCGCCCGGCGAGACCGAACGCCTCCGGTTCGAGGTGACGTACCCGGGCGCGTTCGTCTACCACTGCGCGGTCGCGAACGTCGACTACCACATCTCCGCGGGAATGTTCGGTCTCATCGTCGTCGAACCCGAGGACGGCCTCCCCGCGGTCGACCACGAGTTCTACCTCGGCCAGCACGAGGTCTACACGAAAGGGAGCGCGGGCGAGGAGGGCCACCACGAGTTCGACTTCGCGTCGATGGCCGCGGAGGACCCGACGTACGTCCTGATGAACGGCGAGAAGTACGCGATCACGCCGGACACGCACGACGAGATGAACGTGCAGACGGGCGACACCGCTCGCGTGTTCTACGCGGTCGGCGGTCCGAACCTCACGAGTTCGTTCCACGCCATCGGTTCGGTCTGGGACGAGGTCTGGGCCGAGGGCGCGCTCGCGAACGACCCGCAGCGGTACGTGCAGACGCTTCCGGTCGCGCCCGGGAGTTCCTGCGTCACGCACATGTCGTTCCCGGTGCCGGGCGACTTCAAGCTCGTCGACCACGCGCTCTCGCGGGTCGCGCGGAAGGGCGCCATGGCCGTCGTCCGCGCAGAGGGCCCCGAGGACGACGAGATCTTCGACCCCGACCCGAACTGA
- a CDS encoding HalOD1 output domain-containing protein — protein MASTTESVTTRIVRSVADATDSDALELPPLYDAVDPDGLETLVEGMAEGAVAFTYADRTVTVRADGHVDVDEPAPEVGASTRTAVSD, from the coding sequence ATGGCAAGCACGACGGAGTCGGTGACCACGAGAATCGTACGGAGCGTCGCAGACGCAACGGACAGTGACGCGCTCGAACTGCCACCCCTGTACGACGCGGTCGACCCCGACGGGCTGGAGACGCTCGTCGAGGGGATGGCGGAGGGCGCCGTTGCGTTCACCTACGCGGACCGGACCGTCACCGTGCGCGCGGACGGCCACGTCGACGTCGACGAGCCCGCACCCGAGGTCGGCGCGTCGACCCGGACGGCGGTCAGCGACTGA
- the gatA gene encoding Asp-tRNA(Asn)/Glu-tRNA(Gln) amidotransferase subunit GatA: MSENVFVTEDVVEGADDGPLADTTVAVKDNISTEGVRTTCGSEMLADYVPPYDATVVSRLKAAGATIVGKANMDEFGMGTTTETSAWGATENPVAPGHVPGGSSGGSAAAVAAGEADVALGSDTGGSIRCPAAWCGVAGIKPTYGVVSRYGLVAYANSLEQIGPLAPTVEEAAAVLDVIGGPDAKDATTRDPERDEPYAKAADGDVDGMTVGVPTELVEGADEGVVETFEDALNDLRAQGVDVVDVGLESVEYAVQAYYVIAMSEASSNLARFDGVRYGHSGGYDGNWNEVFGEAREEGFGAEVKRRVLLGTYALSAGYHDKYYKQAQNARAWVKQDFDAAFEDVDVLASPTMPVPPMELGESLSDPLQMYLADANTVPVNLADLPAVSVPAGETDGLPVGMQFVAPAFEEATAIRAASALE; the protein is encoded by the coding sequence ATGAGCGAGAACGTCTTCGTCACCGAGGACGTCGTCGAGGGCGCCGACGACGGGCCGCTCGCTGACACGACCGTCGCCGTGAAGGACAACATCTCGACGGAGGGCGTGCGGACGACCTGCGGGTCGGAGATGCTCGCGGACTACGTGCCGCCGTACGACGCGACGGTCGTCTCGCGGCTGAAGGCCGCGGGCGCGACCATCGTCGGGAAAGCGAACATGGACGAGTTCGGGATGGGGACGACGACGGAGACGAGCGCGTGGGGAGCGACCGAGAACCCGGTCGCGCCCGGGCACGTCCCCGGCGGCTCCTCCGGTGGGTCCGCCGCGGCGGTCGCGGCGGGCGAAGCCGACGTCGCACTCGGCTCGGACACGGGCGGCTCCATTCGCTGTCCGGCCGCGTGGTGCGGCGTCGCCGGCATCAAGCCGACGTACGGTGTGGTATCCCGCTACGGCCTCGTGGCGTACGCGAACTCGCTCGAGCAGATCGGGCCGCTGGCGCCGACCGTCGAGGAAGCTGCGGCCGTGCTCGACGTCATCGGCGGCCCGGACGCGAAGGACGCGACGACGCGCGACCCCGAGCGCGACGAACCGTACGCGAAAGCAGCGGACGGCGACGTGGACGGGATGACCGTCGGCGTCCCGACGGAACTCGTCGAGGGCGCGGACGAGGGCGTGGTCGAGACGTTCGAGGACGCGCTCAACGACCTCCGCGCGCAGGGCGTCGACGTCGTCGACGTCGGACTCGAGTCCGTCGAGTACGCGGTCCAGGCGTACTACGTCATCGCGATGTCGGAGGCTTCCTCGAACCTGGCGCGGTTCGACGGCGTCCGGTACGGGCATTCCGGCGGCTACGACGGGAACTGGAACGAGGTCTTCGGGGAGGCGCGCGAGGAAGGGTTCGGCGCGGAGGTCAAGCGCCGCGTGCTCCTCGGGACGTACGCGCTCTCGGCGGGCTACCACGACAAGTACTACAAGCAAGCGCAGAACGCTCGCGCGTGGGTGAAACAGGACTTCGACGCGGCCTTCGAGGACGTGGACGTGCTCGCGAGTCCGACGATGCCGGTGCCGCCGATGGAGCTCGGCGAGAGCCTCTCGGACCCGCTCCAGATGTACCTCGCGGACGCGAACACGGTCCCGGTGAACCTCGCGGACCTCCCCGCGGTGTCGGTGCCCGCGGGCGAGACGGACGGCCTTCCCGTCGGGATGCAGTTCGTCGCGCCGGCGTTCGAGGAGGCGACGGCGATCCGCGCGGCGAGCGCGCTCGAATAG
- a CDS encoding MarR family transcriptional regulator gives MSVAAEEELTDDERAGLELVRETGGIHQSDFWKELGVSSRKGSRVVESLVEKGLVDREDTIYNGHNTYYISPTARDLEFSLLMAGDMLSPFIGEEEVNGNSDAFSQWIMNLAYEE, from the coding sequence GTGAGCGTCGCCGCAGAGGAGGAACTCACAGACGACGAGCGCGCGGGTCTCGAACTCGTCCGTGAGACGGGAGGCATCCACCAGAGCGACTTCTGGAAGGAACTCGGCGTCTCCTCGCGAAAGGGCTCGCGCGTCGTCGAGAGCCTCGTCGAGAAGGGCCTCGTCGACCGCGAGGACACCATCTACAACGGGCACAACACGTACTACATCTCGCCGACCGCGCGCGACCTCGAGTTCTCGCTGTTGATGGCCGGGGACATGCTCTCGCCGTTCATCGGCGAAGAGGAAGTCAACGGGAATAGCGACGCCTTCTCGCAGTGGATCATGAACCTCGCGTACGAAGAGTGA
- the gatC gene encoding Asp-tRNA(Asn)/Glu-tRNA(Gln) amidotransferase subunit GatC, protein MSDDVATTADVRHVAELARVDLDDDEVDDFAAQFADILEYFDALDEVPDVDRDPDLVNVMRPDEVHDCLDREDALSNADGTEDGHFKGPNVS, encoded by the coding sequence ATGAGCGACGACGTCGCCACTACAGCAGACGTCCGGCACGTCGCGGAGCTGGCGCGCGTCGACCTGGACGACGACGAGGTCGACGACTTCGCGGCCCAGTTCGCGGACATCCTCGAGTACTTCGACGCACTCGACGAGGTACCGGACGTGGACCGCGACCCCGACCTCGTGAACGTGATGCGACCCGACGAGGTCCACGACTGCCTCGACCGCGAGGACGCCCTCTCGAACGCGGACGGAACCGAGGACGGCCACTTCAAGGGGCCGAACGTCTCATGA
- a CDS encoding halocyanin domain-containing protein: MHPTDSSTRGIDRRAFIGAVGASATAGALATGPSAVGASETEPDLEEWFANADNYDGVANKTGLDEVVVEVGTDANGGAFGYGPAAIRVDPGTTVVWEWTGDGGQHDVAATDDSFGSPLTDEAGATFEHTFEAEGTTTYSCTPHEAIGMKGAVVVGDAPAGTAADSVEPDYGDWFADVDNYESTVDARGTDEVAVSVGAEGNGGALAFDPPAVHVDPGTTVVWKWTGDGGTHDVADADGDFASEAAADAGHTYAVTFDGAGISKYRCTPHEGAGMKGAVVVGEYSTAGITVGPEVLGVGGSLLAAVLSPIAFYVFLVARGVGGRPPVGRSYRPGDEDAPFDRETVPRRDDSRDDSAYSGRTS, translated from the coding sequence GTGCACCCTACTGACTCATCAACGCGAGGCATCGACCGGCGGGCGTTCATCGGTGCGGTCGGGGCGAGCGCGACGGCGGGTGCGCTCGCGACCGGGCCGTCGGCGGTCGGCGCCAGCGAGACCGAACCGGATCTCGAGGAGTGGTTCGCGAACGCGGACAACTACGACGGCGTCGCGAACAAGACGGGCCTCGACGAGGTCGTGGTCGAGGTCGGGACGGACGCGAACGGCGGCGCGTTCGGGTACGGACCGGCGGCGATCCGCGTCGACCCGGGAACGACCGTCGTCTGGGAGTGGACGGGCGACGGCGGCCAGCACGACGTCGCCGCGACCGACGACTCGTTTGGGTCGCCGCTCACGGACGAAGCGGGTGCGACGTTCGAGCACACGTTCGAGGCGGAGGGAACGACGACGTACTCGTGCACGCCCCACGAGGCGATTGGGATGAAGGGTGCGGTCGTCGTCGGCGACGCCCCTGCGGGCACCGCAGCCGATAGCGTGGAGCCGGACTACGGCGACTGGTTCGCGGACGTGGACAACTACGAGTCGACCGTGGACGCGCGCGGCACTGACGAGGTCGCGGTCTCGGTCGGTGCCGAGGGCAACGGCGGCGCGCTCGCGTTCGACCCGCCCGCGGTCCACGTCGACCCGGGGACGACCGTCGTCTGGAAGTGGACGGGCGACGGCGGCACGCACGACGTCGCGGACGCCGACGGCGACTTCGCGTCCGAGGCCGCCGCGGACGCCGGCCACACGTACGCAGTTACGTTCGACGGTGCCGGCATCAGCAAGTACCGCTGCACGCCGCACGAGGGCGCGGGGATGAAGGGCGCGGTCGTCGTCGGCGAGTACAGCACCGCCGGCATCACCGTCGGGCCGGAGGTCCTCGGCGTCGGCGGCAGCCTCCTCGCCGCGGTCCTCTCGCCGATCGCGTTCTACGTGTTCCTCGTCGCACGCGGCGTCGGCGGTCGTCCGCCCGTGGGACGGTCGTACCGGCCGGGCGACGAAGACGCGCCGTTCGACCGGGAGACGGTACCGCGCCGTGACGACTCCCGGGACGACTCCGCGTACTCGGGCCGCACGTCCTGA
- a CDS encoding NRDE family protein, with translation MCTLTFAWRAFEDAPLVVAANRDEALDRPSVGPALIEGDDGDPAVVAPRDEDAGGTWIGTNEDGVFVGITNRWTDADLAGERSRGLLVRDALAERSATAATAVVEDAVAHDEYDGFNLVVADADDCNYLEWDGALAVEHLEPGVHVVVNVGKVDDFEIPNERREYGERQAENARAVHDELRGRPGETAEEWRERAAAVLRDHDYGVCVHGDGYGTRSSSLVRVGDAFAYWFADGPPCETDYERVSASFEN, from the coding sequence GTGTGTACGTTGACGTTCGCGTGGCGCGCGTTCGAGGACGCGCCGCTCGTGGTCGCGGCGAATCGCGACGAGGCGCTGGACCGACCGTCCGTCGGTCCCGCTCTAATCGAGGGTGACGACGGCGACCCCGCCGTCGTCGCGCCGCGGGACGAGGACGCCGGCGGGACGTGGATCGGCACGAACGAGGACGGCGTGTTCGTCGGCATCACGAACCGCTGGACGGACGCGGACCTCGCCGGCGAGCGCTCGCGTGGCCTGCTCGTCCGTGACGCGCTCGCCGAGCGGTCCGCCACGGCCGCGACGGCCGTCGTCGAGGACGCGGTCGCGCACGACGAGTACGACGGCTTCAACCTCGTCGTCGCGGACGCCGACGACTGCAACTACCTCGAGTGGGACGGCGCGCTCGCCGTCGAGCACCTCGAACCCGGCGTGCACGTCGTCGTGAACGTCGGCAAAGTCGACGACTTCGAGATTCCCAACGAGAGGCGCGAGTACGGCGAGCGACAGGCGGAGAACGCTCGCGCGGTCCACGACGAACTCCGGGGACGACCGGGGGAGACGGCCGAGGAGTGGCGCGAGCGCGCCGCCGCGGTCCTCCGCGACCACGACTACGGCGTGTGCGTGCACGGCGACGGCTACGGGACGCGGTCGTCGTCGCTCGTCCGCGTCGGGGACGCGTTCGCGTACTGGTTCGCGGACGGTCCGCCGTGCGAGACCGACTACGAGCGCGTGAGCGCCTCCTTCGAGAACTGA
- a CDS encoding transcription initiation factor IIB family protein, translating into MTDTTIRRRETEPARSEQHEERSEDVLECPECEGQLVSDEAQGETVCADCGLVVDEDAVDRGPEWRAFNASEKDEKSRVGAPTTNMMHDQGLSTNIGWQNKDAYGNSLSSNQRQKMQRLRTWNERFRTRDSKERNLKQALGEIDRMASALGLPKNVRETASVIYRRALAEDLLPGRSIEGVATASLYAAARQAGTPRSLDEVANVSRVEKDEIARTYRYVARELGLEIEPADPLQYVPRFASELTMSDEGERRARELLDAAKREGIHSGKSPVGLAAAAVYAASLLANEKVTQKEVSNVANISEVTIRNRYHELLEAAQPV; encoded by the coding sequence ATGACAGATACCACCATCCGGCGCCGCGAGACCGAACCAGCGCGTTCGGAGCAGCACGAAGAGCGAAGCGAGGACGTACTGGAGTGCCCCGAGTGCGAGGGGCAGCTCGTAAGCGACGAAGCCCAGGGCGAGACCGTCTGCGCGGACTGCGGGCTCGTGGTCGACGAGGACGCCGTCGACCGCGGCCCGGAGTGGCGCGCGTTCAACGCGAGCGAGAAGGACGAGAAGTCCCGCGTCGGCGCCCCGACGACCAACATGATGCACGACCAGGGGTTGTCGACGAACATCGGCTGGCAGAACAAGGACGCCTACGGCAACAGCCTCTCCTCGAACCAGCGTCAGAAGATGCAGCGCCTGCGCACCTGGAACGAGCGCTTTCGCACGCGCGACTCGAAGGAACGCAACCTCAAGCAGGCGCTCGGCGAGATCGACCGCATGGCCAGCGCGCTCGGCCTGCCGAAGAACGTCCGCGAGACCGCCAGCGTCATCTACCGGCGCGCACTCGCCGAGGACCTCCTGCCAGGTCGTAGCATCGAGGGCGTCGCCACCGCGAGCCTCTACGCCGCCGCCCGCCAGGCCGGCACACCGCGCAGCCTCGACGAGGTCGCGAACGTCTCCCGCGTCGAGAAGGACGAGATCGCGCGCACGTACCGGTACGTCGCCCGCGAACTCGGTCTCGAGATCGAACCCGCGGACCCCCTCCAGTACGTGCCGCGGTTCGCGAGCGAACTCACGATGAGCGACGAGGGCGAACGCCGCGCCCGCGAACTCTTGGACGCCGCCAAGCGCGAGGGCATCCACTCCGGGAAGTCCCCCGTCGGTCTCGCCGCCGCCGCCGTCTACGCCGCCAGCCTCCTCGCCAACGAGAAGGTCACCCAGAAGGAAGTCTCGAACGTCGCGAACATCAGCGAGGTCACCATCCGCAACCGCTACCACGAGTTGCTCGAAGCCGCACAACCCGTCTAG
- a CDS encoding asparagine synthase-related protein: protein MAHQLPAGRRRREAPREEPDRRVPVTPDDAPDDVAAPGDDSDDGESGTLDAVAAVERALARPAPDAVADREQAVERVREAIRAAAEDVPSGDADDDARGGADGSLAVAFSGGVDSALVAGLFDAPCYVVGFPGSHDVRAARSAARAMDVDLTVVELDHDALADAVPRVARAIGRENAMAVQIALPLLLVAERVAADGHDRLAVGQGADELFGGYAKVAKAPTDPRVDADTVRGARDEMLRTLTDQLDRDVRALDAADVAPVAPLLDERVIDAARSLQGDLLVSERGERKFALRLAAREWVPDGVAFREKKAVQYGSLVGRELDRLARQAGFKRREDDHVTAYVRSRLRDGDR, encoded by the coding sequence GTGGCGCATCAGCTTCCGGCAGGCCGCCGGCGGCGCGAAGCGCCGCGTGAAGAACCGGATCGCCGAGTTCCTGTGACGCCGGACGACGCTCCAGACGACGTCGCTGCTCCCGGAGACGATAGCGACGACGGGGAGTCCGGCACGCTGGACGCGGTCGCCGCCGTCGAGCGCGCGCTGGCGCGTCCCGCTCCGGACGCGGTCGCGGATCGCGAGCAGGCCGTCGAGAGGGTGCGCGAGGCGATTCGTGCGGCCGCGGAGGACGTACCGAGTGGTGACGCGGACGATGACGCCCGCGGCGGCGCCGACGGGAGCCTCGCGGTGGCGTTCTCCGGGGGCGTTGACAGCGCGCTCGTCGCCGGTCTGTTCGACGCGCCGTGTTACGTCGTCGGGTTCCCGGGGAGTCACGACGTCCGGGCCGCCCGGTCGGCTGCGCGAGCGATGGACGTGGACCTGACGGTCGTCGAACTCGACCACGACGCGCTCGCCGACGCCGTCCCGCGGGTCGCGCGCGCCATCGGCCGCGAGAACGCGATGGCCGTCCAGATCGCGCTCCCGCTCCTCCTCGTCGCCGAGCGCGTCGCCGCGGACGGCCACGACCGGCTCGCGGTCGGCCAGGGTGCGGACGAACTGTTCGGCGGGTACGCGAAGGTCGCGAAGGCGCCGACGGACCCGCGCGTCGACGCCGACACCGTTCGCGGTGCGCGCGACGAGATGCTGCGGACGCTCACCGACCAGCTCGACCGGGACGTCCGCGCGCTCGACGCCGCCGACGTCGCACCGGTCGCGCCGCTGCTCGACGAGCGCGTGATCGACGCCGCCCGCTCGCTCCAAGGCGACCTCCTCGTCAGTGAACGGGGCGAACGCAAGTTCGCGCTCCGGCTCGCCGCCCGCGAGTGGGTGCCCGACGGCGTCGCGTTCCGCGAGAAGAAGGCCGTCCAGTACGGGAGCCTCGTCGGCCGCGAACTCGATCGGCTCGCCCGCCAGGCCGGGTTCAAGCGCCGCGAGGACGACCACGTCACCGCGTACGTCCGGAGTCGGCTCCGGGACGGAGACCGCTGA